One Kazachstania africana CBS 2517 chromosome 5, complete genome DNA window includes the following coding sequences:
- the KAFR0E02700 gene encoding uncharacterized protein — protein sequence MGPRRMLLLSLHGIFTKHPFELFKPEYYWKAMAGYYLLLRHSRSLLRQMHTANRTLNRILNTVTDTVTSATTVLLLTQMPGESHSSSSTKTTQETTDWKTDSLMQQILLSAPSCTTVILLPPPPPPQLKQQTALTCSSSSILRKINGTFQNLTKKMLLARCLENHKMSNYTTKTI from the coding sequence ATGGGCCCTCGTCGTATGCTGTTGTTGTCATTACACGGAATCTTTACTAAACATCCCTTTGAATTGTTCAAGCCCGAATACTATTGGAAAGCGATGGCTGGATATTACCTCTTGCTAAGACATTCAAGATCATTATTAAGACAAATGCACACGGCGAATAGAACGCTAAATAGAATACTGAACACTGTGACAGACACTGTTACAAGTGCTACTACTGTACTACTTCTTACACAGATGCCGGGTGAATCAcacagcagcagcagcacGAAGACTACGCAAGAAACAACGGACTGGAAGACCGACTCTCTTATGCAGCAAATCTTGCTCAGTGCTCCATCCTGCACGACAGTAATCTTATTgccaccaccaccaccaccacaGTTAAAGCAGCAAACTGCATTAACTTGCTCTTCCTCATCgattttgagaaaaatcaacggaacttttcaaaatttgactAAGAAAATGCTATTGGCCCGATGTCTTGAAAATCATAAAATGAGCAATTATACGACGAAGACtatataa
- the HEM1 gene encoding 5-aminolevulinate synthase (similar to Saccharomyces cerevisiae HEM1 (YDR232W); ancestral locus Anc_8.453): MLSGNLAIKTFRHSYVTRTSTKFASAAVSRNTQPIMDHQTQDSKFQYDELFENEIMKKRKDKSYRFFNNINRLAHEYPLAHRAKESDKVTVWCSNDYLALSKNEEVCNAMIKSIEKYGAGAGGTRNIAGHNKLTINLESELATLHKKDAALVFSSCFVANDAVLSLLGQKMPDLVIFSDELNHASMIIGIKHANVTKHIFKHNDLNELEEMLKMYPRSRPKLIAFESVYSMAGSVADISKICDLAEKYGALTFLDEVHAVGLYGPHGAGVAEHCDFEQHRVNGINKLKTVNVMDRVDMITGTLGKSFGTVGGYVAASQRLIDWVRSYAPNFIFTTTLPPSVMAGAATAIRYQRSNIDLRIQQQKHTKYLKDGLRRLDIPVIPNPSHIVPILIGNPDLAKQASDILMNKHKIYVQAINFPTVARGTERLRITPTPGHTDDLSDILLEAIDDIFNELQLPRIKDWERQGGILGIGDSNFVAEPNLWTESQLELTNDDLNPNVKDPVINEVAVSSGIEIE; the protein is encoded by the coding sequence ATGTTATCAGGAAACTTAGCTATCAAGACGTTTAGACACTCGTATGTCACCAGAACGTCGACGAAGTTCGCTTCTGCAGCTGTTTCGAGAAATACTCAACCTATTATGGATCATCAAACTCAGGATTCCAAATTTCAGTACGATGAATTGTTTGAAAACGAAATcatgaagaagagaaaggaTAAATCGtatagatttttcaataatatcaacAGATTGGCTCATGAATATCCTTTGGCTCATCGTGCCAAGGAATCCGATAAAGTTACAGTATGGTGCTCGAATGATTATCTTGCTCTCTCCAAAAATGAAGAGGTTTGTAATGCTATGATCAAATCTATTGAGAAATATGGTGCAGGTGCAGGTGGTACAAGAAATATTGCTGGTCACAACAAACTAACAATTAATTTAGAAAGTGAATTGGCTACTTTGCATAAGAAAGACGCTGCTTTAGTGTTCTCCTCCTGTTTTGTAGCAAATGATGCTGTCTTATCCTTACTGGGCCAAAAAATGCCGGATTTAGTCATTTTTTCTGATGAACTAAATCATGCATCAATGATTATTGGTATTAAACATGCAAACGTCACAAAACATATCTTTAAACATaatgatttaaatgaattggaagaaatgtTGAAAATGTACCCGCGTTCAAGACCTAAATTGATCGCATTTGAAAGTGTCTATTCTATGGCAGGTTCTGTCGCAGACATTTCCAAGATTTGTGATCTTGCTGAAAAATACGGTGCTTTAACTTTCTTGGATGAAGTTCATGCTGTGGGTCTTTATGGACCACATGGTGCTGGTGTTGCAGAACATTGTGATTTCGAACAACATCGTGTCAATGgtatcaataaattgaaaactgtTAACGTCATGGATCGTGTTGACATGATCACAGGTACACTTGGTAAATCATTTGGTACTGTTGGTGGTTACGTTGCCGCATCTCAAAGATTGATTGATTGGGTTAGATCGTATGCAccaaatttcatcttcacaACAACATTACCTCCTTCCGTTATGGCGGGTGCGGCCACTGCCATCAGATATCAGAgatcaaatattgatttaaGAATTCAACAACAGAAACataccaaatatttgaaggaTGGTTTACGTAGATTAGATATTCCAGTGATTCCAAATCCATCACATATTGTACCGATTTTGATTGGTAATCCTGATTTAGCCAAGCAAGCTTctgatattttaatgaataaaCATAAGATTTACGTACAAGCCATTAATTTCCCCACTGTCGCTAGAGGTACAGAGAGATTAAGAATCACGCCAACACCAGGTCATACTGATGATCTttctgatattttattggaagccattgatgatattttcaatgaattaCAATTGCCAAGAATTAAAGATTGGGAAAGACAGGGTGGTATATTAGGTATTGgagattcaaattttgttgcaGAACCTAATTTATGGACAGAGAGTCAATTGGAATTGACAAATGATGATCTCAATCCCAATGTTAAGGATCCAGTGATTAATGAAGTCGCTGTTTCCAGCGGTATAGAAATAGAGTGa
- the RTN1 gene encoding Rtn1p (similar to Saccharomyces cerevisiae RTN2 (YDL204W) and RTN1 (YDR233C); ancestral locus Anc_8.454): protein MSTQTTTKKNSNCGCDLLLWKNPIETGKYFFGSLIVLLILKKVNLITFFLRCGYTILLTTGSIEFVTKIFLGQGLVTKYGIKECPNTVAFIKPHLDQFLKYLPVYQAKMRMLVFAYVPKNTFKAALALYCLHKLFSWFSIWCLFFMADLVIFTAPIVYKTYQTEIDACVAHSCKVAKAKSNECSKLACEKIKPYVEKIAPLNKILKTRESSETTAQMAGAVPVKETSSATSSALPTAPTNEPINNETKEFDVDQLTSDLQQSTNSLKEQLEKNNF, encoded by the coding sequence ATGTCTACACAAACTACcacaaagaaaaatagcAACTGCGGTTGCGATCTTTTATTATGGAAAAATCCAATTGAAACTGGTAAATACTTTTTCGGTTCGTTAATTGTActattaattttgaagaaagttaaCTTAAtcactttcttcttaaGATGTGGTTATACTATACTATTGACAACCggatcaattgaatttgtcactaaaattttcttagGTCAAGGGTTGGTCACCAAGTACGGTATCAAGGAATGTCCAAACACAGTTGCATTCATTAAGCCACACTTAGATCAATtcttaaaatatttaccaGTCTACCAAGCTAAGATGAGAATGTTAGTCTTTGCTTACGTTCCAAAGAATACTTTCAAAGCCGCTTTGGCTCTATACTGTCTACACAAATTATTCTCATGGTTCTCCATATGGTGTCTATTTTTCATGGCCGATCTAGTCATTTTCACCGCCCCAATTGTTTACAAGACTTACCAAACTGAAATTGATGCATGTGTTGCTCATTCTTGTAAAGTTGCAAAGGCTAAATCTAACGAATGCTCAAAATTAGCCTGTGAAAAGATTAAGCCATAcgttgaaaaaattgccCCATTAAACAAGATTTTAAAGACAAGAGAAAGTAGCGAAACTACCGCTCAAATGGCAGGTGCTGTCCCAGTTAAAGAAACATCAAGCGCAACTTCTTCAGCTTTACCAACCGCACCAACTAATGAACCAATCAATAACGAAACTAAAGAATTTGACGTCGATCAATTAACTAGTGACCTACAACAAAGTACAAACTCTTTAAAAgaacaattagaaaagaataacTTCTAA
- the LYS4 gene encoding homoaconitate hydratase LYS4 (similar to Saccharomyces cerevisiae LYS4 (YDR234W); ancestral locus Anc_8.455) — MYRVQVRKFHCNAIRRRGQNLTEKIIQNYSNSTKKVYSGDFVTITPKYCMSHDNSWPIATKFLNLGAQKIKNKGQIINTLDHDIQNKSPKNLQKYANIENFAKKYGTTFYPAGTGIGHQIMIEQGYAFPLNLTVASDSHSNTYGGVGALGTPIVRTDGAAIWATGQTWWQIPKVAKVRLINKLPTNISGKDIIVALCGIFNNDEVLNHAIEFVGDEETLSHLPIDYRLTIANMTTEWGALSGLFPIDKTLINWYRNRAEVVNREMQHPRINDITISNLEKMFNSAESKPDNDAHYAKTITVDLSTLTYFVSGPNTVKVSNTVNKLSDDNIKIDKAYLVSCTNSRLSDLKEAAQVIKANPNGEINKFAPHVEFYVAAASKEIENEARNIGVWDTLLQAGAIPLPSGCGPCIGLGKGLLEPGEVGISATNRNFKGRMGSKDALAYLASPSVVTASAIMGKIASPDEIYNTKSTNYDGVKTTIIENELPDGQQASDDSPVEILEGFPEEVTGELVFCDADNINTDGIYPGKYTYQDDITKDVMAKVCMENYDSQFPSIVKKGDILISGYNFGTGSSREQAATSLLAKGVPLVVCGSFSNTFSRNAINNALLTFEVPELLKKLRETYGNDKKLTRRTGWFLKWDVANARVSVTEGSLDGPVIFEQQVGKLGKNLQEIIVKGGLENWIKAQL; from the coding sequence ATGTATCGTGTTCAGGTGAGAAAGTTCCATTGTAACGcaattagaagaagaggtCAAAATCTgactgaaaaaattattcaaaattattcaaattctACAAAGAAAGTATATTCTGGTGACTTCGTCACCATTACtccaaaatattgtatGTCTCATGACAATTCATGGCCCATTGCAACcaaattcttgaatttgGGCGCTCAAAagattaaaaataaaggtCAAATTATAAATACTTTAGATCatgatattcaaaataaaagcCCCAAGAATCTACAAAAATATGctaatattgaaaactttgCTAAAAAGTATGGCACAACTTTCTACCCTGCTGGTACCGGTATTGGTCATCAAATTATGATCGAACAAGGTTACGCCTTCCCATTAAATCTAACCGTCGCATCAGATTCCCATTCAAACACTTACGGCGGTGTAGGCGCACTGGGGACTCCAATCGTTAGAACAGATGGTGCTGCAATCTGGGCCACTGGACAAACGTGGTGGCAGATCCCAAAGGTCGCTAAAGTGAgattaataaataaattgcCTACAAATATATCAGGTAAAGATATTATCGTGGCATTATGTGgtatattcaataatgacGAAGTATTGAACCATgcaattgaatttgtagGTGATGAGGAAACGCTCTCTCATTTGCCGATCGATTATAGATTGACCATCGCAAATATGACCACTGAATGGGGTGCGTTGTCAGGCCTTTTCCCCATTGACAAAACTTTGATTAATTGGTATAGAAATAGAGCTGAAGTGGTAAATAGAGAAATGCAACATCCAAGAATAAATGACATTACAATTTCTAATTTAGAAAAGATGTTTAATTCAGCAGAATCAAAGCCTGATAATGACGCTCATTATGCAAAGACAATAACTGTAGATCTATCCACTTTAACTTATTTCGTTTCGGGACCAAATACAGTTAAAGTCTCAAATACTGTAAACAAATTATCTGATGATAACATTAAGATTGATAAGGCATATCTTGTATCATGTACTAATTCTCGTTTATCCGATTTAAAGGAAGCTGCACAAGTAATCAAGGCAAATCCAAATGGTgaaataaacaaatttgCACCACATGTAGAGTTTTACGTCGCTGCTGCTTcgaaagaaattgaaaatgaagcaCGTAATATTGGTGTCTGGGATACTTTATTACAAGCAGGCGCCATCCCACTACCATCAGGTTGTGGTCCATGTATCGGTCTTGGTAAAGGTTTACTAGAACCTGGTGAAGTTGGTATTAGTGCCACTAATAGAAACTTCAAGGGAAGAATGGGTTCAAAGGATGCATTAGCCTACTTAGCATCTCCAAGCGTTGTTACTGCATCTGCCATCATGGGAAAGATTGCATCTCCTGATGAAATTTACAATACTAAATCGACAAATTACGATGGTGTAAAGACTacaattattgaaaatgaactTCCTGATGGCCAACAAGCTTCGGATGATTCTCCAGTAGAAATATTGGAAGGTTTCCCAGAGGAAGTTACGGGTGAATTGGTTTTCTGTGATGCAGATAATATCAACACAGACGGTATCTATCCAGGTAAATACACTTATCAAGATGATATTACCAAGGATGTTATGGCAAAAGTATGCATGGAAAATTATGATTCCCAATTTCCTTCTATTGTGAAAAAGGGTGATATACTGATCAGTGGTTACAACTTCGGAACAGGATCCTCTAGAGAACAAGCAGCTACATCGTTGTTAGCTAAGGGTGTCCCATTGGTGGTTTGTGGCTCTTTCAGTAACACATTCTCAAGAAATGCCATCAATAATGCTCTTTTAACCTTCGAAGTACCAGAATTGCTCAAGAAATTAAGAGAGACGTATGGCAATGATAAGAAATTGACTAGAAGAACTGGTTGGTTCCTAAAGTGGGACGTAGCAAACGCCAGAGTTAGCGTCACTGAGGGTTCTCTGGACGGCCCTGTTATCTTTGAACAACAAGTTGGTAAGCTGGGCAAAAACTTGCAAGAAATCATCGTGAAAGGTGGCCTTGAGAACTGGATTAAAGCCCAATTATAA
- the PRP42 gene encoding mRNA splicing protein PRP42 (similar to Saccharomyces cerevisiae PRP42 (YDR235W); ancestral locus Anc_8.457): MDKYTALLSDVKFSTLTINVSRFPKTLSHWESLINYLITAASPMNKATDPRILKLIRSTYSSLLFHFPYAENYHIDYALLEYKLGNITGFHKSFKSALAVFNHRSILIWISYLRICNELTSDTKQLFKKYEEAESKIGLHFHSGEFWEMYLDQLWERCQSKLKYFIILRKVLEIPMYSFSKFFARWLRHVDETKDLDALKLFVPKDELLRKFKIDINYNGRRGPYLLEAKKILKKFTKETYMVVQYQVMELYQLFESKLHIHYYCSSETLFSSQEIETWMKYLDYTINLGEEKLTHLNFQRALIPLAHYDSIWIKYSSWLIERENDLLTAKNILLYSLTISLKKTNILELLYSILVKLNELDELTNILDTLSQSFDNKIEENSDFDIFWDFIQFQIFLNNSQRQSRYLTQSKFPLPDSLLDKVKKWLSYCEKREGQEVLLNYLVQLQSKENTEVIEKEIFQYLLDSRLSYYINNGTFWTLYCQLIYLDSSRSYLEKRRYIIRNILSQIPKENNKLLPPLLEFAQSYIPEDMDTLHELFE, encoded by the coding sequence ATGGATAAATATACTGCTCTACTAAGTGATGTTAAGTTCTCTACTTTGACGATAAATGTTAGTAGATTCCCGAAAACTCTTTCTCATTGGGAATCCTTAatcaattatttaattACAGCAGCATCGCCCATGAACAAAGCCACGGATCCtagaattttgaaacttaTACGTTCTACATATTCCTCCCTGTTATTCCACTTCCCATATGCAGAAAATTACCATATTGATTATGCGTTATTAGAATATAAATTGGGTAATATTACTGGATTCCATaaaagtttcaaatctgCATTGGCTGTGTTCAACCATAGATCTATTCTGATTTGGATTTCCTACTTGAGAATTTGTAACGAACTTACAAGTGATACGAAGCAGCTATTCAAGAAGTATGAAGAAGCAGAGTCGAAAATTGGGCTGCATTTCCATTCTGGTGAGTTCTGGGAGATGTATTTAGATCAGTTGTGGGAGAGGTGTCAATctaaattgaaatatttcattatattgAGGAAAGTTTTAGAAATACCCATGTATTCATTCAGTAAGTTTTTTGCTAGATGGCTACGACATGTTGATGAGACAAAAGATTTGGATGCGCTTAAACTATTTGTACCTAAGGATGAGCTATTACGCAAGTTCAAGATTGATATTAATTATAACGGTAGACGTGGTCCTTATTTATTAGAAGCCAAAAAGAtcttaaaaaaattcactAAGGAGACTTACATGGTGGTACAATACCAGGTTATGGAGCTTTATCAGctatttgaatcaaaattacatattcattattattgttcGAGTGAGacattattttcaagtcaagaaattgaaacttGGATGAAGTACTTGGATTACACTATAAATTTGGGTGAGGAAAAATTGACACATTTAAATTTCCAAAGGGCACTTATTCCTTTGGCTCATTACGATTCGATTTGgataaaatattcaagttGGTTAATCGAgagagaaaatgatttgCTTACTGCTAAAaacattttattatattctttAACTATAAGCTTGAAAAAgacaaatattttggaattgtTGTATTCCATCTTAGTTAAGTTGAATGAATTGGACGAGTtaacaaatattttggataCATTGTCACAATCATTTGATAACAAGATCGAAGAAAATAGtgattttgatatattttggGATTTTATAcaattccaaatatttttgaataactCTCAGAGACAAAGTAGGTATTTGACCCAGTCAAAATTTCCTTTACCAGATTCGTTACTAGATAAAGTAAAAAAGTGGTTATCATACTGTGAGAAGCGAGAAGGTCAAGAAGTTTTACTCAATTATTTAGTGCAGTTACAATCCAAGGAAAATACGgaagttattgaaaaggaaatcTTCCAATACCTTCTTGATTCCCGCCTTTCATATTATATCAACAACGGTACGTTCTGGACATTGTATTGTCAATTGATCTACTTAGATTCTTCTAGATCGtatcttgaaaagagaCGGTACATCATTAGAAACATATTGAGCCAAATTCCAAAggaaaataataaactgCTTCCACCTTTATTAGAATTCGCACAATCTTACATACCAGAGGATATGGACACTTTGCATGAACTGTTTGAATAA
- the FMN1 gene encoding riboflavin kinase (similar to Saccharomyces cerevisiae FMN1 (YDR236C); ancestral locus Anc_8.459): MNLSKPIKHLIKNMALRPFDFPIPDYPLPPYPISTELCDIICGFGRGSAELGIPTANVPIEQLPAEINDLDLGVYFGFAKINKVDKSVLMVDRNDGRQVQYNFGKFLSAKNGDLDTLPVVLSIGKNPFYDNKFKTVELHVLHKFSHDFYGAKLKFNILGYIRPELDYTTKEALINDINIDIEITKKVLSYEGYAKYKDILNA; the protein is encoded by the coding sequence ATGAATCTCAGTAAGCCCATCAAACATCTCATAAAGAATATGGCACTACGACCATTCGACTTTCCCATTCCCGACTACCCATTACCTCCATACCCCATCTCTACAGAATTATGCGATATTATATGTGGCTTTGGTCGTGGTTCAGCTGAACTTGGGATTCCAACTGCAAATGTGCCCATCGAGCAGCTACCAGCTGAAATCAATGACTTGGATCTGGGTGTGTATTTTGGGTTTGCCAAGATCAATAAAGTAGATAAATCTGTACTAATGGTCGACAGGAACGATGGAAGACAAGTTCaatataattttggaaaatttctaaGTGCAAAGAATGGCGATTTAGACACTTTACCTGTTGTACTTTCAATTGGAAAGAATCCGTTTTATGATAACAAATTCAAGACAGTGGAACTTCACGTACTTCATAAATTCTCACATGATTTCTACGGTGCAAAACTTAAGTTTAATATTCTTGGCTATATTAGACCTGAATTGGATTATACCACTAAAGAAGCCTTAATCaatgatataaatattGACATCGAGATCACAAAGAAAGTATTAAGCTACGAAGGCTATGCTAAATATAAAGATATCTTGAATGCCTGA
- the MRPL7 gene encoding mitochondrial 54S ribosomal protein uL5m (similar to Saccharomyces cerevisiae MRPL7 (YDR237W); ancestral locus Anc_8.461), with protein sequence MHQSFLIQSIRSFSSSAARGKAACSIVKPVHHLVKIDKSRLSPRFPELKYDKSDIRSPGFRPRNTHQDRVEEHYLNVLQPDLLLINYQHNATVQEGLKRRAWSGNSTYQINRPLKKPKGSRAELPNIHPVKWNNIPHIEKVTLNCYVREARDNEMLTIGAALQLQQITGVKPEIIYSKSDVPSWKLRRSQQMGAKVELTGYEMNQFLVTLSEIVLPRIREYKGINDTSGDGFGNLSFGLSASEITYFPEINANQDVWPKTFGMHINIVTSAETTNRAKTLVSGYQVPFK encoded by the coding sequence ATGCACCAATCTTTCCTTATTCAGTCAATTAGATCATTTTCAAGCTCAGCAGCTCGAGGGAAAGCTGCTTGTTCGATAGTCAAACCTGTACATCATCTAGTCAAGATCGATAAATCGAGGTTATCACCAAGATTCCCAGAATTGAAGTATGACAAGTCAGATATAAGGTCTCCAGGGTTTCGTCCAAGGAATACCCATCAAGATAGGGTCGAAGAGCACTATTTGAATGTGTTACAGCCGGATCTTCTCTTAATCAATTATCAACATAATGCAACGGTGCAGGAGGGTTTGAAAAGGAGGGCATGGAGTGGTAACTCAACATATCAAATTAATAGACCATTAAAGAAACCAAAGGGATCTAGAGCTGAACttccaaatattcatcCAGTTAAATGGAATAACATACCACATATCGAGAAAGTCACCTTAAATTGTTATGTCAGAGAGGCTAGAGACAATGAAATGTTGACAATTGGTGCAGCATTACAGCTACAACAAATTACTGGTGTAAAGCCagaaattatatattcaaaatcagaTGTCCCATCCTGGAAACTCAGAAGGAGTCAACAAATGGGCGCTAAAGTTGAGTTAACTGGTTACGAAATGAATCAATTCTTGGTTACATTATCTGAAATTGTTCTTCCAAGAATAAGAGAGTATAAAGGTATAAATGATACATCTGGCGATGGATTTGGTAATCTTTCCTTTGGTTTATCGGCTTCTGAAATCACCTATTTCCCAGAGATTAACGCAAATCAAGATGTATGGCCCAAGACATTTGGCATGCACATAAATATTGTAACATCTGCGGAAACTACAAATCGTGCAAAAACATTAGTAAGTGGTTATCAGGTTCCTTTTAAATAA